One stretch of Aeromicrobium fastidiosum DNA includes these proteins:
- a CDS encoding YdeI/OmpD-associated family protein, translating into MATFTTTLVQMGNNVGIEVPEDVVLGFGAGRRVPVTVHLNGHVYASTIASMGGRFLVPVSKAVREAAGVAGGEQHEITLEHDTSTRTPDVPDDLAEALASAGVRAAFDALAPSRSKEHVRSVVEAKAAETRARRVAKVVDSLR; encoded by the coding sequence ATGGCCACTTTCACGACCACGCTGGTGCAGATGGGCAACAACGTCGGCATCGAGGTGCCCGAGGACGTCGTGCTGGGCTTCGGCGCCGGCCGGCGGGTCCCCGTGACCGTCCACCTCAACGGGCACGTCTACGCCTCGACGATCGCGAGCATGGGTGGACGGTTCCTCGTCCCCGTCTCGAAGGCTGTCCGCGAGGCGGCCGGCGTCGCCGGCGGCGAGCAGCACGAGATCACGCTCGAGCACGACACGTCGACCCGGACGCCCGACGTCCCCGACGATCTCGCAGAGGCACTCGCCTCGGCGGGCGTCCGCGCAGCCTTCGACGCCCTCGCGCCGAGTCGATCGAAGGAGCACGTGCGGTCTGTCGTCGAGGCCAAGGCGGCGGAGACGCGCGCGCGCCGCGTCGCGAAGGTCGTCGACTCGCTGCGCTGA
- a CDS encoding DUF6458 family protein, translating to MYFGGSIALIALGAILAFAVQDRLSGVDLVTVGYICMAAGALGIVLSLVVNSRREQVVRRDDLPPR from the coding sequence ATGTACTTCGGTGGATCTATCGCTCTCATCGCCCTCGGCGCCATCCTCGCCTTCGCCGTGCAGGACCGCCTCTCCGGCGTCGACCTCGTCACGGTGGGCTACATCTGCATGGCCGCCGGTGCCCTCGGCATCGTGCTCAGCCTGGTCGTGAACAGCCGTCGCGAGCAGGTCGTCCGTCGCGACGACCTGCCGCCCCGCTGA
- a CDS encoding ANTAR domain-containing protein, giving the protein MSQPAIDTIVRAQKTLMDQHDVTSETALGLLVWAATDRGATVLDVAQSILARPHASFGFDSTLHATA; this is encoded by the coding sequence ATGAGCCAACCGGCGATCGACACCATCGTCCGCGCCCAGAAGACCCTGATGGACCAGCACGACGTCACGTCGGAGACGGCGCTCGGACTGCTGGTGTGGGCGGCCACCGATCGGGGCGCGACGGTGCTCGACGTCGCGCAGTCGATCCTCGCTCGTCCGCACGCCTCCTTCGGGTTCGACTCGACCCTGCACGCAACCGCCTGA
- the nhaA gene encoding Na+/H+ antiporter NhaA gives MNVPPTPRRLLSRGSWPEARRIGVLLRAETFGGALLLLGTVIALVWANSPAGDSYQRLAEVRVGPSALHLDLTLSTWAADGLLAIFFFVVGLELKREFVAGDLRDPARAALPVVAAIGGMAVPALLFVAVNAGGGSDLRGWAIPTATDIAFALAVLAVVSSNLPTALRTFLLTLAVVDDLLAVTIIAIFYTSDLQVGYLAAAMVPLGLFALAVQKRIRSWWLLLPLAVTTWALMHESGVHATVAGVLLGFAVPVLRRDGSGGIGLAEHFEHRVRPISTIIAVPVFAFFAAGVTVGGLSGLSEALRDPIAIGIVVGLVVGKTVGVLGTTALFARFTRARLDDDLAWTDVFGVAVLAGIGFTVSLLIGDLAYGAGSDRDDHVKVGVLAGSLLAAILASIILRSRDRVYSRIAGQEAADDDGDGVPDVYQR, from the coding sequence ATGAACGTCCCGCCCACCCCCCGCCGCCTGCTGTCCCGCGGCAGCTGGCCCGAGGCCCGTCGTATCGGTGTGCTGCTGCGGGCCGAGACCTTCGGCGGAGCACTGCTGCTGCTCGGCACGGTCATCGCGCTGGTCTGGGCCAACTCGCCGGCAGGCGACTCCTACCAGCGCCTGGCCGAGGTGCGGGTCGGGCCGTCGGCGCTGCACCTCGACCTGACGCTGTCGACGTGGGCCGCCGACGGATTGCTCGCGATCTTCTTCTTCGTGGTGGGCCTCGAGCTCAAGCGCGAGTTCGTGGCCGGCGACCTCCGCGACCCGGCTCGGGCCGCGCTGCCGGTCGTCGCGGCGATCGGCGGCATGGCCGTGCCGGCGCTGCTGTTCGTCGCGGTCAACGCCGGCGGCGGTTCCGACCTGCGGGGCTGGGCCATCCCCACCGCGACCGACATCGCCTTCGCGCTCGCGGTGCTGGCCGTCGTGAGCTCGAACCTGCCGACCGCGCTGCGCACCTTCCTGCTGACGCTGGCCGTTGTCGACGACCTGCTGGCGGTCACGATCATCGCGATCTTCTACACGTCCGACCTGCAGGTCGGCTATCTCGCCGCGGCGATGGTCCCGCTGGGGCTGTTCGCGCTCGCGGTGCAGAAGCGCATCCGCTCGTGGTGGCTGCTGCTGCCGCTGGCCGTGACGACGTGGGCACTGATGCACGAGTCCGGCGTGCACGCGACCGTGGCGGGCGTCCTGCTGGGCTTCGCCGTGCCGGTGCTGCGGCGCGACGGCTCCGGCGGCATCGGCCTGGCCGAGCACTTCGAGCATCGGGTGCGGCCGATCTCGACGATCATCGCGGTGCCGGTGTTCGCGTTCTTCGCCGCGGGAGTCACGGTCGGCGGCCTGAGCGGCCTGTCGGAGGCGCTGCGCGACCCCATCGCGATCGGCATCGTCGTGGGCCTGGTCGTCGGCAAGACCGTCGGCGTGCTGGGCACGACGGCCCTGTTCGCCCGCTTCACCCGCGCGCGACTCGACGACGACCTGGCGTGGACGGACGTCTTCGGCGTCGCGGTGCTGGCCGGCATCGGCTTCACGGTGTCGCTGCTGATCGGCGACCTGGCCTACGGCGCGGGGTCCGACCGCGACGACCACGTCAAGGTCGGCGTGCTCGCCGGATCGCTGCTGGCGGCGATCTTGGCCTCGATCATCCTGCGCAGCCGCGACCGCGTGTACTCGCGCATCGCGGGGCAGGAAGCGGCCGACGACGACGGTGACGGCGTCCCGGACGTCTACCAGCGCTGA
- a CDS encoding MerR family transcriptional regulator, whose protein sequence is MTMHIGEVATRTELSLRSLRHWEDVGLITPSGRSDGGFRLYTDEDVAKILFVRRMKPLGFSLDEMKAVMADLEASRDAASSAEVRAAARRHLAEIEDDARERRARLERQVAMADEFLGLLGDELR, encoded by the coding sequence ATGACGATGCACATCGGCGAGGTCGCGACCCGCACCGAGCTGTCGTTGCGCAGCCTGCGGCACTGGGAGGACGTCGGCCTGATCACGCCCTCGGGGCGCAGCGACGGCGGCTTCCGGCTCTACACCGACGAGGACGTCGCCAAGATCCTGTTCGTGCGCCGCATGAAGCCGCTCGGGTTCTCGCTCGACGAGATGAAGGCCGTCATGGCCGATCTCGAGGCGTCACGCGACGCGGCGTCGTCGGCCGAGGTGCGGGCCGCGGCGCGCCGGCACCTGGCCGAGATCGAGGACGACGCGCGCGAGCGACGCGCGCGGCTGGAGCGGCAGGTCGCGATGGCCGACGAGTTCCTCGGGCTGCTCGGCGACGAGCTCAGGTGA
- a CDS encoding SulP family inorganic anion transporter, whose amino-acid sequence MPARSSTRPAAAEGTVLHALRSPRVLRTEVLAGLVVALALIPEAISFSIIAGVDPRVGLFASFTMAVAISFLGGRPAMISAATGAVALVIAPVMREHGFDFLIATVLLGGLVQILLAVAGVAKLMRFIPRSVMVGFVNALAILIFEAQIDHMIDVPWAVYPMIAVGIAVLVGFPRINAVIPAPLVAIVALTAFTVVGSLDVPNVGDEGQLPDSLPTWFVPDVPFDLETLRIIAPYAVAMALVGILESLLTAKLVDDITDTHSNKTRETWGQGAANVITGFFGGMGGCAMIGQTMINVKVSGARTRLSTFLAGVLLLVLVVGFGDAVALIPMAALVAVMVMVSVGTFDWHSIRPSTLRRMPRSETAVMLATVVVTVLTHNLAIGVGVGVLVAMTLFARRVAHLTDTHRSLETGPDGTARAVYTVTGELFFASSNDLYTQFEYADDPERVVIDLSQAHVWDASTVASLDAITTKYERKGKTVQIVGLDDASAERHGRLTGELSGH is encoded by the coding sequence ATGCCTGCTCGTTCGTCCACCCGTCCGGCCGCTGCCGAGGGAACCGTCCTGCACGCGCTGAGGTCGCCCCGCGTGCTGCGCACCGAGGTGCTGGCCGGGCTCGTCGTCGCGCTCGCGCTGATCCCCGAGGCGATCTCGTTCTCGATCATCGCCGGCGTCGACCCGCGCGTGGGGCTGTTCGCCTCGTTCACGATGGCCGTCGCGATCTCGTTCCTGGGCGGCCGCCCGGCGATGATCTCTGCGGCCACGGGTGCCGTCGCCCTGGTCATCGCGCCCGTCATGCGCGAACACGGCTTCGACTTCCTCATCGCGACGGTCCTGCTCGGCGGGCTCGTGCAGATCCTCCTGGCCGTCGCGGGTGTCGCCAAGCTGATGCGCTTCATCCCGCGCTCGGTCATGGTCGGCTTCGTCAACGCGCTGGCCATCTTGATCTTCGAGGCCCAGATCGACCACATGATCGACGTGCCGTGGGCCGTCTACCCCATGATCGCCGTCGGCATCGCCGTGCTGGTCGGGTTCCCGCGCATCAACGCCGTGATCCCCGCCCCGCTGGTCGCGATCGTCGCCCTGACCGCGTTCACGGTCGTCGGGTCCCTCGACGTGCCGAACGTCGGCGACGAGGGCCAGCTGCCCGACAGCCTCCCGACCTGGTTCGTCCCCGACGTCCCGTTCGATCTCGAGACCCTCCGGATCATCGCGCCGTACGCCGTCGCGATGGCGCTGGTCGGGATCCTCGAGTCGCTGCTGACCGCCAAGCTCGTCGACGACATCACCGACACGCACTCGAACAAGACCCGCGAGACGTGGGGTCAGGGGGCCGCCAACGTCATCACGGGCTTCTTCGGCGGCATGGGCGGCTGCGCGATGATCGGGCAGACCATGATCAACGTCAAGGTCTCCGGTGCCCGCACCCGCCTCTCGACGTTCTTGGCGGGTGTCCTCCTGCTGGTCCTCGTGGTCGGCTTCGGCGACGCCGTCGCGCTCATCCCGATGGCCGCGCTCGTCGCCGTCATGGTCATGGTGTCGGTCGGCACCTTCGACTGGCACTCGATCCGGCCCTCGACCCTGCGCAGGATGCCCAGGAGCGAGACGGCAGTGATGCTCGCGACGGTCGTCGTGACCGTCCTGACCCACAACCTCGCGATTGGCGTCGGCGTCGGCGTGCTGGTCGCGATGACGTTGTTCGCCCGCCGGGTCGCGCACCTCACCGATACGCACCGCAGCCTCGAGACGGGGCCGGACGGCACCGCCCGGGCGGTCTACACCGTGACGGGCGAGCTGTTCTTCGCCTCCAGCAACGATCTCTACACCCAGTTCGAGTACGCCGACGACCCCGAGCGCGTCGTGATCGACCTGTCGCAGGCGCACGTCTGGGACGCCTCGACCGTCGCGTCGCTCGACGCCATCACGACCAAGTACGAGCGCAAGGGCAAGACCGTCCAGATCGTCGGTCTCGACGACGCCAGCGCCGAGCGCCACGGACGACTGACCGGCGAGCTCTCGGGCCACTGA
- a CDS encoding pyridoxal phosphate-dependent aminotransferase: MKTSSRRIAGLGTTIFAEMSALAARTGAINLGQGFPDTDGPDEVVDHAVQALRSGRNQYAPGIGVPELRDAIAHHQQRFYGLTVDPDEEVAVTTGATEAIAAALLGLVDPGDEIIVLEPYYDSYVAMIQMSGAVRRPVTLRAPDFRLPVDELRAAASPRTTAILLNTPHNPTGTVLRRDELEAIAALAIEHDLVVISDEVYEHLTFDGVPHVPIASLPGMAERTLTISSGGKSFSFTGWKIGWATGPAPLVQAMVGAKQFLTYTSGSPLQPAIAHALMADDDFFTDLATRLQEQRDLLCDGLADLGLDVFVPAGTYFATTDIRPLGFEDGLDFCRRLPELAGVVAIPHQVFHDDLDAGRPLVRWAFCKRPDVIAEALDRLQALRR; this comes from the coding sequence GTGAAGACCTCCAGCCGCCGGATCGCCGGTCTCGGGACCACGATCTTCGCCGAGATGAGCGCCCTGGCGGCGCGCACGGGGGCGATCAACCTGGGGCAGGGATTCCCCGACACCGACGGTCCCGACGAGGTCGTCGACCACGCCGTGCAGGCGCTGCGATCCGGCCGCAACCAGTACGCCCCGGGCATCGGCGTGCCCGAGCTGCGCGATGCGATCGCGCATCACCAACAGCGCTTCTACGGCCTCACGGTCGATCCCGACGAGGAGGTCGCGGTCACGACGGGTGCCACCGAGGCGATCGCGGCGGCGCTGCTCGGCCTGGTCGACCCCGGCGACGAGATCATCGTGCTGGAGCCCTACTACGACTCGTACGTCGCGATGATCCAGATGTCGGGCGCCGTCCGACGTCCCGTGACCCTGCGGGCCCCCGACTTCCGGCTGCCCGTCGACGAGCTGCGGGCCGCGGCGTCACCACGCACGACCGCGATCCTGCTCAACACGCCCCACAACCCGACGGGCACCGTGCTGCGACGGGACGAGCTCGAGGCGATCGCGGCCCTCGCGATCGAGCACGACCTCGTCGTGATCAGCGACGAGGTCTACGAGCACCTGACGTTCGACGGCGTCCCCCACGTGCCGATCGCGTCCCTGCCCGGCATGGCGGAGCGCACCCTCACGATCTCGAGCGGCGGCAAGAGCTTCTCGTTCACGGGCTGGAAGATCGGCTGGGCGACAGGTCCGGCTCCCCTCGTGCAGGCCATGGTGGGGGCCAAGCAGTTCCTGACGTACACGTCGGGCTCACCACTGCAGCCGGCCATCGCCCACGCCCTCATGGCCGACGACGACTTCTTCACGGATCTGGCCACCCGCCTGCAGGAGCAGCGCGACCTGCTGTGCGACGGGCTCGCCGACCTCGGACTCGACGTCTTCGTGCCCGCCGGGACCTACTTCGCGACGACCGACATCCGTCCGCTCGGCTTCGAGGACGGCCTCGACTTCTGCCGACGACTGCCGGAGCTGGCCGGTGTCGTGGCGATCCCGCACCAGGTCTTCCACGATGACCTGGACGCGGGACGTCCGCTGGTGCGGTGGGCGTTCTGCAAGCGTCCCGACGTCATCGCCGAGGCACTCGACCGGCTGCAGGCGCTGCGCCGCTGA
- a CDS encoding DUF1800 domain-containing protein, translated as MSATRLSSAVTPATLSTSQHHVASRFTFGVTEDVIAELRAAGSWQQWFERQLAWTRLSDPAGERVASWFPFLADSPAKAWSRITTEERSAWDYGYDFRTATLARKIVSRRQVHEVMADFWSNLLYIPAGEDRSFPWRTSFDAVIRRHALGRFRMMLREAVVHPAMSGWLNNSSNTKNGINENLGRELLELYTVGRPAGYDEADVKSSAQLLTGFKVKVFDDFADSYQPNDHYVGTVSVMGFTHPNTDPDGRAAVAAYLDYLARHPATATRLARRLCTRFVSDTPSDDVVAAVAKAYRDSDTDIRAALRAMVRHPDFASSVGEKVRTPTEDIVNGARVLSMTPTGAEGDSAFARQVVWMSNAVGQMQFDWPRPDGFPETSSTWTSPARVVRSWNLHYAIAGNWWGAQEVTIPSRSDLMPTTWPLTLGQLVDHQARLLLGRESTPALRQGVADLLNVTVGRSLTSASAVSDWTWTVVRGSVLNAPEGMLR; from the coding sequence GTGAGTGCGACCCGGTTGTCGTCCGCCGTCACCCCCGCCACGCTGTCGACGTCGCAGCACCACGTCGCGAGCCGCTTCACGTTCGGCGTCACCGAGGACGTCATCGCCGAGCTGCGGGCCGCCGGCAGCTGGCAGCAGTGGTTCGAGCGCCAGCTCGCCTGGACGAGGCTCTCCGACCCGGCGGGCGAGCGCGTCGCCTCGTGGTTCCCGTTCCTGGCCGACTCGCCGGCCAAGGCCTGGAGCCGGATCACCACCGAGGAGCGCAGCGCCTGGGACTACGGCTACGACTTCCGCACCGCGACCTTGGCCCGCAAGATCGTGTCGCGTCGCCAGGTGCACGAGGTCATGGCCGACTTCTGGTCCAACCTGCTCTACATCCCGGCCGGCGAGGACCGCTCGTTCCCGTGGCGCACCTCGTTCGACGCCGTCATCCGCCGCCACGCGCTCGGCAGGTTCCGGATGATGCTGCGGGAGGCCGTCGTGCACCCGGCGATGTCGGGTTGGCTCAACAACTCGTCCAACACCAAGAACGGCATCAACGAGAACCTCGGCCGCGAGCTGCTCGAGCTCTACACCGTGGGACGTCCGGCCGGCTACGACGAGGCGGACGTCAAGAGCTCCGCGCAGCTGCTCACGGGCTTCAAGGTCAAGGTGTTCGACGACTTCGCCGACTCCTACCAGCCGAACGACCACTACGTCGGCACCGTCTCGGTCATGGGGTTCACGCACCCCAACACCGATCCCGACGGACGCGCGGCGGTCGCGGCCTACCTCGACTACCTCGCGCGTCACCCCGCCACGGCGACCCGCCTGGCCCGCCGCCTGTGCACCCGGTTCGTCAGCGACACCCCGTCCGACGACGTCGTGGCGGCCGTCGCGAAGGCCTACCGCGACTCCGACACCGACATCAGGGCGGCGCTGCGGGCGATGGTGCGACACCCCGACTTCGCCAGCTCGGTCGGCGAGAAGGTCCGCACACCCACCGAGGACATCGTCAACGGCGCCAGGGTGCTGTCGATGACGCCGACCGGCGCGGAGGGCGACTCGGCGTTCGCCCGTCAGGTCGTCTGGATGAGTAACGCCGTCGGGCAGATGCAGTTCGACTGGCCGCGGCCCGACGGCTTCCCCGAGACGTCGTCGACCTGGACGTCGCCGGCTCGCGTCGTGCGCAGCTGGAACCTGCACTACGCGATCGCCGGCAACTGGTGGGGAGCCCAGGAGGTCACGATCCCGTCGCGGTCCGATCTGATGCCGACGACCTGGCCCCTGACGCTCGGCCAACTCGTCGACCACCAGGCGCGCCTGCTGCTGGGCCGTGAGTCGACCCCGGCGCTGCGCCAGGGCGTCGCCGACCTGCTCAACGTCACGGTGGGCCGTTCCCTCACATCGGCGTCGGCGGTCTCCGACTGGACGTGGACCGTCGTGCGCGGCAGCGTGCTCAACGCGCCCGAGGGGATGCTCCGATGA
- a CDS encoding DUF1501 domain-containing protein: MSASAGIATPDDGCGCDEYGPSRRSILKAAGLASLAGVTTSMFGDVLTSTVFGATEGNILVVVSLRGGADGLSMIVPHAESAYYAARPTTSIARGELIGADSTFGLHPAFAPLTGMWTRGQMAGIHAVGLPVPNRSHFEAMELLEDADPGSSERIGWINRMISGLASVPDVLDGVQIGSTITPTALVGPAPSLSTSGFDDLLMPFHADATMRQRVTATLKTQYAVDGPLKAAGTGAFALAARAGEIDSAVGAGPPSGVTYPEYSALGEALGATAGLIRAKVGVKAVAVDAGGWDHHVDLRWRVKSTIGDLAACLAAFFTDLGPDAGRVTVVTLSEFGRRLTENGSRGVDHGYGNAVFALGAGVVGGRFYSRWPTLGTGSQIDGDLAVTTDYRSVLMEVLAARFPSLDLSRVFPGVKAAPFGFMG; this comes from the coding sequence ATGAGCGCCTCCGCCGGAATCGCGACGCCCGACGACGGCTGCGGCTGCGACGAGTACGGGCCGAGCCGCCGCTCGATCCTCAAGGCGGCAGGTCTGGCGTCGCTCGCCGGCGTCACGACGTCGATGTTCGGCGATGTGCTGACGTCGACGGTCTTCGGCGCGACGGAGGGCAACATCCTCGTGGTGGTGTCGTTGCGGGGCGGGGCCGACGGCCTGTCGATGATCGTCCCGCACGCCGAGAGCGCCTACTACGCCGCGCGACCGACGACGTCCATCGCTCGTGGCGAGCTGATCGGGGCCGACAGCACGTTCGGTCTGCACCCGGCGTTCGCGCCGCTCACGGGCATGTGGACGCGCGGCCAGATGGCCGGGATCCACGCCGTCGGCCTGCCCGTGCCCAACCGCAGCCACTTCGAGGCGATGGAGCTGCTGGAGGACGCCGATCCCGGCAGCTCGGAGCGCATCGGCTGGATCAACCGGATGATCTCCGGCCTGGCGTCGGTGCCCGACGTGCTCGACGGGGTCCAGATCGGCTCGACCATTACGCCGACGGCCCTGGTCGGCCCCGCCCCGAGCCTGTCGACCAGCGGCTTCGACGACCTGCTGATGCCGTTCCACGCCGATGCCACGATGCGGCAGCGGGTCACGGCGACGCTGAAGACCCAGTACGCGGTCGACGGGCCGCTGAAGGCTGCCGGCACCGGGGCCTTCGCGCTGGCCGCACGCGCCGGCGAGATCGACAGCGCGGTGGGCGCGGGGCCGCCGTCGGGCGTGACCTACCCGGAGTACTCGGCCCTCGGCGAGGCGCTCGGAGCCACCGCGGGGCTGATCCGCGCGAAGGTAGGGGTCAAGGCCGTCGCGGTCGACGCCGGTGGCTGGGACCACCACGTCGACCTCCGCTGGCGCGTCAAGAGCACCATCGGGGACCTCGCGGCGTGCCTCGCTGCGTTCTTCACCGACCTCGGGCCGGACGCCGGACGCGTCACGGTCGTGACGCTGAGCGAGTTCGGCCGGCGCCTGACCGAGAACGGCTCGCGGGGCGTCGACCACGGCTACGGCAATGCCGTGTTCGCGCTGGGAGCCGGCGTCGTCGGTGGACGCTTCTACTCCCGATGGCCGACCCTCGGGACCGGCAGCCAGATCGACGGCGACCTCGCCGTGACGACCGACTACCGCAGCGTCCTGATGGAGGTGCTGGCCGCGCGGTTCCCCTCGCTCGACCTGTCGAGGGTGTTCCCGGGCGTCAAGGCCGCGCCGTTCGGCTTCATGGGGTGA
- a CDS encoding MFS transporter: MTDLRRARASVGAGFFLQGLVFAAIVTQAPRIKDRFDLDDGGLTLILVLVAVVSGVGSVLAGVVAERRSSATAFRLALLTIGLGALLVGVAPTVPLLAAAFVVYGLGVGAVDAGMNMQGVRVQEAYGRSIMASFHGLWSVGGILGALYAAGVARIDVPFAASLAVVAAITWIVSTVAAGHFVDARERDPGLSAAGLDLPWRPVLVFGLVVLVFYAADTGILSWSTVYLEDALDAPASVAPLGYGAYQVGALVSRFGGDLVVRRIGAARVVAIGTSVGLVGLATVVAAPVPAVAVIGCFVTGVGLAILAPLAFASLAAAVPPDARDVAIARMNIANYLGAILGGGLIGAAATAGHLRWAFVIPLVTVPVVLLVARSFRAADVSSV, translated from the coding sequence ATGACCGACCTGCGACGTGCACGCGCCTCGGTGGGAGCCGGGTTCTTCCTGCAGGGGCTGGTGTTCGCGGCGATCGTGACCCAGGCACCGCGCATCAAGGACCGCTTCGACCTCGACGACGGAGGGCTGACGCTGATCCTCGTCCTCGTCGCCGTGGTGTCGGGCGTCGGCAGCGTCCTCGCAGGCGTCGTCGCCGAGCGACGCTCCAGCGCGACGGCGTTCCGGCTGGCCCTGCTCACGATCGGTCTCGGCGCGCTGCTGGTCGGTGTCGCGCCCACCGTCCCGCTGCTGGCAGCGGCCTTCGTCGTGTACGGCCTCGGGGTCGGTGCCGTCGACGCCGGCATGAACATGCAGGGCGTGCGGGTGCAGGAGGCCTACGGGCGCAGCATCATGGCGAGCTTCCACGGCCTGTGGTCGGTCGGCGGCATCCTCGGTGCGCTCTATGCGGCAGGGGTCGCCAGGATCGACGTCCCGTTCGCGGCGTCGCTCGCCGTCGTCGCCGCCATCACGTGGATCGTCTCGACCGTCGCGGCCGGCCACTTCGTCGACGCCCGCGAGCGCGACCCCGGTCTGTCGGCCGCGGGCCTCGACCTGCCGTGGCGACCTGTGCTGGTCTTCGGCCTCGTCGTGCTGGTGTTCTACGCCGCCGACACCGGCATCCTGAGCTGGAGCACGGTCTACCTCGAGGACGCCCTCGACGCACCCGCGTCCGTCGCGCCGCTCGGCTACGGGGCCTACCAGGTCGGCGCGCTGGTGTCCCGCTTCGGCGGTGACCTCGTGGTGCGCCGCATCGGTGCTGCCCGGGTCGTCGCGATCGGCACGTCGGTCGGGCTCGTGGGGCTCGCGACGGTCGTCGCGGCACCCGTCCCCGCGGTCGCCGTGATCGGTTGCTTCGTGACCGGCGTGGGGCTCGCGATCCTCGCGCCGCTGGCCTTCGCCTCGCTGGCCGCCGCGGTGCCGCCGGACGCCCGCGACGTCGCGATCGCCCGCATGAACATCGCCAACTACCTGGGCGCGATCCTGGGCGGCGGTCTCATCGGCGCCGCGGCGACGGCGGGCCACCTGCGCTGGGCCTTCGTCATCCCACTGGTCACCGTGCCGGTCGTGCTGCTCGTCGCCAGGTCGTTCAGGGCGGCCGACGTGTCGTCGGTCTGA
- a CDS encoding class E sortase has product MTATLAPVGPPQRPRSGPVRRTVFVLGVGMILAGVGFLLFCAWQYYGTNIIAKQKQADVKQSIASNWDNGIDGKDIGLLRVKRFGSDYEQPIVKGFDDKALASGVGWDPKSALPGEIGNFAIAAHRVTHGEPFAKFPKLKKGDEVVVETRRHIYTYRLRNSGTSITVDFSVGWPLQRVPAPDAAGERPTKSVITMLTCSELFHTRNRNVVIGDLVSDQDKKTGKTTTIG; this is encoded by the coding sequence ATGACCGCCACCCTCGCGCCCGTCGGGCCCCCCCAGCGTCCTCGCTCCGGGCCCGTGCGCCGCACCGTCTTCGTGCTCGGTGTCGGCATGATCCTGGCCGGTGTCGGCTTCCTGCTGTTCTGCGCGTGGCAGTACTACGGCACCAACATCATCGCCAAGCAGAAGCAGGCCGACGTCAAGCAGAGCATCGCGAGCAACTGGGACAACGGCATCGACGGCAAGGACATCGGCCTGCTGCGGGTCAAGCGGTTCGGGTCCGACTACGAGCAGCCGATCGTCAAGGGCTTCGACGACAAGGCGCTCGCGAGCGGCGTCGGCTGGGACCCCAAGAGCGCCCTGCCCGGCGAGATCGGCAACTTCGCGATCGCCGCGCACCGCGTCACGCACGGCGAGCCGTTCGCGAAGTTCCCGAAGCTCAAGAAGGGCGACGAGGTCGTCGTCGAGACCCGCCGCCACATCTACACGTACCGGCTTCGCAACTCCGGCACGTCCATCACGGTCGACTTCTCGGTCGGCTGGCCCCTGCAGCGCGTGCCGGCTCCCGATGCCGCGGGCGAGCGTCCGACCAAGTCGGTCATCACGATGCTGACGTGCTCCGAGCTGTTCCACACCCGCAACCGCAACGTCGTGATCGGCGACCTCGTGAGCGACCAGGACAAGAAGACGGGCAAGACCACGACGATCGGCTGA
- the pyrE gene encoding orotate phosphoribosyltransferase, producing the protein MHDYQREFIELALDLEVLRFGEFTLKSGRTSPYFFNAGLFNTGARLAALGRFYADAIVESGLSFEVLLGPAYKGIPIASAAAVQLSALHGRDVPWCFNRKEPKDHGEGGLIVGSPLQGRALVVDDVITAGTAIREVKQIVDEAGATLAGIVVAVDRQERGRGELSAIQEVERDFGVSVVSIISFDQIIEFIEQTGRHAEHLDAVRGYREEFGVLA; encoded by the coding sequence ATGCACGACTACCAGCGCGAGTTCATCGAGCTCGCCCTCGACCTCGAGGTGCTGCGCTTCGGCGAGTTCACCCTCAAGTCGGGGCGCACCTCGCCCTACTTCTTCAACGCCGGGCTGTTCAACACCGGCGCTCGGCTCGCGGCGCTCGGCCGCTTCTACGCCGATGCGATCGTCGAGAGCGGCCTGTCGTTCGAGGTGCTCCTCGGCCCCGCCTACAAGGGCATCCCGATCGCGTCGGCCGCCGCGGTGCAGCTGTCGGCGCTGCACGGCCGAGACGTCCCGTGGTGCTTCAACCGCAAGGAGCCGAAGGATCACGGGGAGGGCGGCCTGATCGTCGGCTCGCCCCTGCAGGGACGCGCGCTGGTCGTCGACGACGTCATCACGGCCGGCACCGCGATCCGCGAGGTCAAGCAGATCGTCGACGAGGCGGGCGCGACGCTGGCCGGCATCGTCGTGGCGGTCGACCGGCAGGAGCGCGGACGCGGCGAGCTGTCGGCGATCCAGGAGGTCGAGCGCGACTTCGGGGTGTCCGTGGTCTCGATCATCTCGTTCGACCAGATCATCGAGTTCATCGAGCAGACCGGCCGGCACG